One window from the genome of Trichoplusia ni isolate ovarian cell line Hi5 chromosome 13, tn1, whole genome shotgun sequence encodes:
- the LOC113500094 gene encoding uncharacterized protein LOC113500094 yields MSFIRTSTVHHGILNLDSVHVMIDNVTNLYGRERVIDLESREYFNIIRIGSYYVGNRIVIVYKFPIILPFTYDMYKLSIVPNRNNEVLIPPHPFLVLNKKDFKYIEAECPKSSNWYICENKHNLQGQLPPDCIQELITTQKKSSTCTSVTVALTTSAYEKLDDKHYSVSFPIPTKAHISCSQDSYRILQGSYLVILPHTCYLETSQFTITNINDRLKGQVLKLMDIPKDDTTITSTVPKANLNSINLDQLHEINTKISLQSPLHLEEETDYTLYHTTIPLYAIILSAGALIIGLIYRHYRMKRASRIPETSDENNLGRQAIYSVPETTKRIGTNQLPAQFTTNVFHTRCSTGGGVTEP; encoded by the coding sequence ATGAGTTTCATTAGAACTTCCACTGTACATCATGGTATCTTAAATTTGGATTCCGTACATGTCATGATTGATAATGTTACGAACCTTTATGGCAGGGAAAGGGTGATAGATTTAGAAAGtagagaatattttaatataattaggaTAGGATCTTATTATGTAGGAAATCGCATAGTTATAGTTTATAAATTCCCCATTATTCTCCCTTTTACATATGATATGTATAAATTATCTATTGTCCCAAATCGTAATAATGAAGTTCTTATTCCACCCCATCCATTCCTTGTCCTTAATAAGAAAGATTTCAAGTACATAGAGGCAGAATGCCCGAAGTCAAGTAACTGGTATATCTGCGAGAACAAGCATAATCTTCAAGGACAGCTCCCTCCAGACTGTATCCAGGAGCTGATCACTACCCAGAAGAAGAGCTCAACGTGCACCTCTGTCACTGTTGCCCTGACGACATCAGCCTACGAGAAACTCGATGACAAGCACTACAGCGTTAGCTTTCCCATACCAACGAAAGCACACATATCCTGCAGTCAAGATTCGTACAGAATATTACAAGGCAGTTACCTGGTCATACTGCCCCACACCTGCTACCTGGAGACGTCACAATTTACAATAACGAACATCAACGATCGGCTGAAAGGTCAAGTCTTGAAACTGATGGACATTCCCAAAGATGACACCACTATCACGTCTACAGTCCCGAAGGCGAACCTGAACTCGATCAACTTGGATCAACTTCACGAGATCAACACCAAGATATCTTTACAATCACCCCTACATTTGGAAGAAGAAACTGACTACACTTTGTACCACACGACTATTCCTCTATACGCAATAATATTAAGTGCAGGCGCACTCATCATTGGTTTGATATATCGACACTACCGAATGAAACGAGCGAGCAGAATCCCAGAAACTTCAGATGAGAACAACTTGGGGAGACAAGCAATATACTCAGTTCCTGAAACTACCAAAAGGATTGGGACCAATCAACTTCCAGCTCAATTCACGACAAATGTCTTTCATACTCGCTGTTCTACGGGGGGAGGTGTTACGGAACCGTAA
- the LOC113500092 gene encoding uncharacterized protein LOC113500092 isoform X2: MESRARASPEQFSAILEFMESHGDISWPQQGPQGRIKADRLWHELVQSLNSMGGGVVKPLDKWKKVWADWKTKTKKKALTMRREASGTGGGPSSRLTLTPLEDRVLGIMGLTAVVGQPGIDERGFDAPPSTDTLMPATGEAVQNNMSTQDSSPSVAPLSLPQPSFEFIFGPTPSTPMVVEPGPEPAPSIPPTTSPPVTASRGAPRRRRRPAGHSPASSLATSTPHRRGVFRARTRRIQTPFERATSEFVAIEQRRLQLEESREEKHHHREMERLRLESRRLDIQESMINILSRLSSSVDHLTNVLPLLTRSSSLPSTEIISDV; encoded by the exons ATGGAGTCCAGAGCTCGAGCAAGCCCTGAACAGTTTTCAGCGATCCTGGAATTTATGGAAag CCACGGTGACATATCATGGCCCCAACAGGGTCCTCAAGGCCGAATAAAGGCAGACCGCTTGTGGCATGAACTTGTTCAGTCGTTAAACTCCATGGGTGGAGGAGTAGTTAAGCCATTGGACAAATGGAAAAAA GTATGGGCGGACTGGAAAACCAAAACTAAGAAAAAGGCGTTGACTATGAGACGCGAGGCTTCTGGTACTGGTGGTGGTCCCAGCAGCCGGCTTACCCTCACCCCTTTAGAGGATAGGGTGCTAGGGATAATGGGGTTAACTGCTGTTGTTGGTCAACCAGGAATAGATGAGAGAGGATTTGAC gCCCCACCATCTACTGACACTCTAATGCCAGCAACTGGAGAAGCAGTGCAAAATAATATGTCCACTCAAG ATTCATCTCCATCTGTAGCCCCTTTGTCGCTACCTCAGCCCTCATTTGAATTTATCTTTGGTCCAACACCAAGTACCCCAATGGTAGTGGAGCCCGGGCCTGAACCAGCGCCTTCTATACCGCCTACGACTTCGCCTCCTGTGACTGCGTCCCGTGGAGCCCCGCGGCGTCGAAGACGTCCAGCCGGCCATTCTCCCGCATCATCTCTCGCAACATCCACTCCTCATCGCCGTGGAGTATTTCGGGCGCGCACTCGCCGGATTCAAACGCCGTTCGAACGAGCCACAAGCGAGTTTGTGGCTATTGAACAACGTCGGCTACAACTGGAAGAGTCCCGTGAGGAGAAGCATCACCACAGGGAGATGGAAAGGCTGCGGTTGGAATCAAGGAGGTTGGATATACAGGAAAGCATGATCAATATTTTAAGCAGGTTGTCGAGTAGTGTGGACCATTTAACCAATGTACTGCCACTTCTTACTAGGTCGTCGTCACTACCTTCTACTGAAATTATTTCTGATGTTTAA
- the LOC113500092 gene encoding uncharacterized protein LOC113500092 isoform X1, giving the protein MKVKNMFTKNMLIGHDWFKKYSNTWVFYEQTLFLFEFFLLVYYRNSNMESRARASPEQFSAILEFMESHGDISWPQQGPQGRIKADRLWHELVQSLNSMGGGVVKPLDKWKKVWADWKTKTKKKALTMRREASGTGGGPSSRLTLTPLEDRVLGIMGLTAVVGQPGIDERGFDAPPSTDTLMPATGEAVQNNMSTQDSSPSVAPLSLPQPSFEFIFGPTPSTPMVVEPGPEPAPSIPPTTSPPVTASRGAPRRRRRPAGHSPASSLATSTPHRRGVFRARTRRIQTPFERATSEFVAIEQRRLQLEESREEKHHHREMERLRLESRRLDIQESMINILSRLSSSVDHLTNVLPLLTRSSSLPSTEIISDV; this is encoded by the exons atgaaagtgAAGAATATGTTTACGAAAAATATGCTTATAGGACACGATTGGTTTAAAAAGTATAGTAATACGTGGGTATTTTATGAAcagacattatttttatttgagtttttccTTTTAGTTTATTATCGTAACAGTAACATGGAGTCCAGAGCTCGAGCAAGCCCTGAACAGTTTTCAGCGATCCTGGAATTTATGGAAag CCACGGTGACATATCATGGCCCCAACAGGGTCCTCAAGGCCGAATAAAGGCAGACCGCTTGTGGCATGAACTTGTTCAGTCGTTAAACTCCATGGGTGGAGGAGTAGTTAAGCCATTGGACAAATGGAAAAAA GTATGGGCGGACTGGAAAACCAAAACTAAGAAAAAGGCGTTGACTATGAGACGCGAGGCTTCTGGTACTGGTGGTGGTCCCAGCAGCCGGCTTACCCTCACCCCTTTAGAGGATAGGGTGCTAGGGATAATGGGGTTAACTGCTGTTGTTGGTCAACCAGGAATAGATGAGAGAGGATTTGAC gCCCCACCATCTACTGACACTCTAATGCCAGCAACTGGAGAAGCAGTGCAAAATAATATGTCCACTCAAG ATTCATCTCCATCTGTAGCCCCTTTGTCGCTACCTCAGCCCTCATTTGAATTTATCTTTGGTCCAACACCAAGTACCCCAATGGTAGTGGAGCCCGGGCCTGAACCAGCGCCTTCTATACCGCCTACGACTTCGCCTCCTGTGACTGCGTCCCGTGGAGCCCCGCGGCGTCGAAGACGTCCAGCCGGCCATTCTCCCGCATCATCTCTCGCAACATCCACTCCTCATCGCCGTGGAGTATTTCGGGCGCGCACTCGCCGGATTCAAACGCCGTTCGAACGAGCCACAAGCGAGTTTGTGGCTATTGAACAACGTCGGCTACAACTGGAAGAGTCCCGTGAGGAGAAGCATCACCACAGGGAGATGGAAAGGCTGCGGTTGGAATCAAGGAGGTTGGATATACAGGAAAGCATGATCAATATTTTAAGCAGGTTGTCGAGTAGTGTGGACCATTTAACCAATGTACTGCCACTTCTTACTAGGTCGTCGTCACTACCTTCTACTGAAATTATTTCTGATGTTTAA
- the LOC113500285 gene encoding uncharacterized protein LOC113500285 produces the protein MSKEDSICENLFIKTTTRDNDGRFSVRIPLSESADQLGDSYSQAESRFLALERNANLTYEEFSTILAQIEAVLNSRPMYPLSADPADLLPLSPSLFLIGRPLTAPACPGLTTTASHRLSRYDRVEQMRQQFWQRWSKEYIAELQTRTKWKTRREELVPNTLVLIKEDNLPPLKWRLGRILHTFPGKDGLSRVADIKTATGTVRRAFSKICPLLSQEEEKTTSSQ, from the exons ATGTCTAAAGAAGAtagtatttgtgaaaatttatttataaaaacaactacaCGTGATAATGACGGTCGTTTCTCTGTGCGGATCCCATTAAGCGAATCAGCTGATCAACTAGGCGACTCGTACTCGCAAGCCGAGAGTCGGTTCCTCGCGCTTGAAC GCAACGCGAACTTAACTTATGAAGAGTTTAGCACGATATTGGCTCAAATCGAAGCCGTCCTAAACTCTCGACCCATGTATCCACTGTCCGCAGACCCAGCTGACCTTCTTCCCCTCAGCCCTTCTCTGTTTCTGATTGGCCGACCGCTCACCGCACCGGCCTGCCCAGGCCTGACGACTACAGCTTCACATCGCCTGTCCCGCTACGACCGCGTGGAACAGATGCGGCAGCAGTTTTGGCAGAGGTGGTCAAAGGAGTACATCGCGGAGCTTCAGACAAGAACGAAGTGGAAGACACGCAGAGAAGAATTGGTACCTAATACTCTTGTACTAATCAAGGAGGACAATTTGCCGCCTCTCAAGTGGCGCTTGGGAAGAATCCTTCATACTTTTCCAGGGAAGGATGGCCTGTCACGAGTCGCTGACATCAAAACGGCGACAGGGACGGTACGAAGGGCATTCTCTAAAATATGTCCTTTATTATcgcaagaagaagaaaaaactaCGAGTTCACAATAA